ccccacaagtgtgaccagtgtgattattctgcggCACAGAAATGTTCTTTGCGAAAGCatatagcaaaacacactggtgagaaaccctacatgtgtgagaggTGTGGGTTCAGAACAGCGAGAAAGTCTACTTTATTCCAAcatatgaaaatccatacagaCACGGGAGAAAAActacaggtgtgaccagtgtgacttgtTAGTACttaagcatacatgtataacattgtacattgtaaatgctATAGTACTTGTGCCCCCTTTGTACATATACCATAATCCTCGTTGTATCTGTTTCTACAAACaggtagaaataaaaaaaataccttatactgtacatgtacagatgtatGTGGTAGTTTTTACACTTAATATAGTTGCTCTACTTAAGCAATACTTAATTGTTTTTAATTTCTGTAAACATATAGACCACCTTTCCTTTTTTAAACTTCACTGtggaaacgttttttttatttgaaccTTTATATATTCATGATAGCTCCAATCGGCTAACAGGCCGCTTTTGTGAACATAAGACTCTCTCATAATTAGGAATAGTTAGGAATATTCAGAATAAAAAATGAGTGTTTCCAACCAGTAGAAACTCTGTGCGATCCTGAAGATCAAGTGGCAATATTGGAAAGAATTTCCCAAACATTATAGCATTGAATAATGATGTATGCTGCATCGTTAGATTGTGCATGAAAAGTATGTATGGATAATAAACTATTCTTGCAAAGTCCATGTGTTGGATCTGTACGCATTTGTGGCAAAATGCAAACATATTCAGGGTCATATTTTGCATCGAGTCCACGCTCTTATTAAGTCCACCCCAGTGGAATACAACATAGTATACAACATAGATCTCAGTGGCTTGGTTATATAGCGGCGTGTCCGCAGGCATAAAGGTCACGCACTTAAAGTTCACACCTGCAAAGTTCGCCCCAGTAAAGGGACCCTACAGCTTAGTTAGCGTAGGTCAAATACTTAGTATCTGGAGTCGGCCCGACCAAGAATGGAAATTCTATTAATTTCTTTGTCTGTTCAGCACGCATAGCCAGGGCTGCCAAAATGTAGCTTGTGGTACAAAGGGCTAACACTACTGATAGTTTTGACTTTTCAGCTCAAAACCTGAGGAGTTAATCGTTATGCTGCAATCCGTTGTTTGACCTATTTTCAGCAGTGTATCAGGTTTGCTACCTATGACCTTTGCCCCGGCGTTTAGCTGACCTGgtagccattttgtttttgctgcGTCTCCGTCGTGTCGGACTGACGATTTTACGCGATTTCAGAAGTCAAGGAGGCCGCTTACGTTCCATAGACCCACAGGTAAGACATATGATTATCGTTACTGCTTCCTAAGTTATGTGTTTGCTGTCGATTCATGAGGAGGGGGCTTTGggcaagtctacgaaaacctcgccttccgcactggtgttccagtgctgattgaATTGTCTGAacggcgtcagcactggttttccagtgctgaatgttcgtcagcactcgttttccagtgctgaagccggcgtTTCGAGTGCTGAAagcgcgtcagcactggttttccagtgctgaaattctttcagcactcgttttccagtgctgaacttctgtcagcactcgttttccagtgctgaacttctgtcagcactcgttttccagtgctgaactgccgtcagcactcggttacCAGTGCTGAAATCCGGGGATATCGGGTccgggtcaggtcaaaggtcattcagcactggttacccagtgctgaaactgccgtcagcactggaaccgagtgctgatatacaaaaacctcgccttccgcactggatttaccagtgctcgaggacacttcagcactggaaaaccagtgctatgaaatcttcagcactggaaaacgagtgctgacgtaTTTAAAGGACTGGAACGATGTGCGAACCAGTGCTGGAAggacgtcagcactggaatctCCCAGTGCTGAGAGGGGCACAAGACGTAAATTTGAAGGAAAAATAAGTTATTTCGTGCAAGAAAATTGTAGTTGTGCTATCCATTCGTTATGTAATTGAATATATGTGTACTGTATAAGGGatatatatcatttataaaatgaatgaatggatgaatacctttgttgcacatttttttataaagtaCTGATTGCAGTACTAATAAAAGGACGCAAATTCGAATCAAAGTTACTTCGTGCAAAGAAAACTCCGTGTAATGCTGTGTATTTTATTcgctgtacatgtgtaattgaaAGGTAGagatatgtatatgtgtaagaGGTGTATAAGGGATAGCTATCAATAAGCAACTTTATTGTGTGATTGTGATAGATATAGCCCTTTCGCGAAAGATTTGGggggccctgaaaagggccggggtgcTGTGAGGCAGACTTCAGCCTGCCtcctcgttgttgttgttgtcgcgATCGCGAGTATATTCCATTATCCCCGAAGGTGATCGACAAATGAACACTGTGCACACTGTTATAGAGGCGTTATAGAGCAGAATATAACGATAGGTGACGTTTATAACCCAGCAATGTCTTAAGTTTTAGTAGTAGAGCATAGGACGTATCGTAATTCCAAATTACTGTATATCTTAGTCTCCCgatctctcagcactcggtttccaatgctgaatgttcgtcagcactcgttttccagtgctgaatgttcgtcagcactcggtttccagtgctgaatgttcgtcagcactcggtttccagtgctgaatgttcgtcagcactcggtttccagtgctgaagccggcgtTTCGAGTGCTGAAagcgcgtcagcactggttttccagtgctgacgaacattcagcactggaaatccagtgctgatgccatcttcagcactgggttccagtgctgaaaaaggagggcgaggttttcgtagttttgcgGGCTTTGGAACCGCGATGCAGAGTTATGTAGTGTACCTTAGgtcacagcatgtaaattttatgacaTTCACCCCCTCGTTATTTTcggagaaacaaaaacaagactttTTCTGCTTTGGAGATGGTGAACatgaccattgttttcagcactcggttccagtgcggaaggtgaagctttcgtagacttgcacgaaaattaccaaaatgggCATATATCCTGTGTTGTAGCGTACTAAcgtaatgattgtacttgtagaagtgacagaGGTTacgactgtagttgtagaagtgttAGATAGTTGGGTAgctgtaaaagtgacaccactAGTTGGATAGTAACGTAAAAGTGTCACCGCTAATGCACTATGGATGCCATGAGTGTATACGTCgtagttaccaactttgttggtgataccagtctaccacactagtgccaCTTTTACTACTATGGTGCCTATTcttaaaatgtagccatcttgttttgttgtacTCGTCTTGTTTTCTTTCGCCCTATTGCACTATTTTTGCCGTGTAAAGAGGATGTAATCAATAAATTTACATACTGTCCGAAACAAATATTAGTGAGGTACACAGGCAGGTACAGGTCCTGCATCTGTACTTTTAAAAAAGCAAGTTTAATCAAGGAGTTCTTGAAAGCTCCTTAGTTTAATTGCCAATTATTAACATCTTGAAATATGCCTTTAGAAATGGTGCAGAAATTGCGGGCAACATTGCTGTATCCTGTAGAGAATATTAAGAAACCTGGAAAAATCTCTCAGACATTAAAAGAGGCCATATTCAGACAGAAGAATATATCTAAAATCTGcgccattttctttttaataaaAATATCATCCGACCAATATTTTTTACAATATTAGGGATGGCGAAGTTCACATCAAGATCTCCCGTGAAAGAGCTCCATGCAGAACAAACTGTGAACGAGGTGTACATCAAAGAGGAGGAGACAGGAGGCACTAGATGGCAACAGAATGAACTAGGCAATGCGCTGCATCACGAAATGTACAGTGAAGGCTTCTTTGGCGAAACCCAACGTACCGAACACCCTTGGAACAAGACAGACAACAGTTGGGGACAGACACCTGAAACGGCACGGCAGCAGGATAAGGAAAGGGACGTTCCCAATGACAGATTTTGTAGTGTAAAAGCAGAAATAGGAGAATCCAGCTGTGGTCTTTCTGATGGAAAACTCTACACTCTACACTCTACACATTCTGAAAAAGACATAGACCATTCTGGGAATGActatgagaaaccctacatgtgtggggagtgtggatacaggacagacAGGGAGTCCCACTTATCGCAACACacgagaacacacacaggggaaaagccattcaagtgtgaccagtgtgactattctgcaagaCTCAAATCTACTTTGGTCAAACATATAAGAAcgcacactggtgaaaaaccctacatgtgcggagagtgtgggtacagggcggctcaaaTGTCTtccttatccaaacatatgacgacccatacaggagataaaccctacaagtgtgaccagtgtagcTTTTCTTCAACgctaaaatgtcatttgaacaAACATatagcaaaacacacaagagacactggatggcaacagaATGAACAAGACAATGTGCAGTACCAGGAAACATACAATGAAGACTTCTGCGGTGGCACTCAACCTATGGGACATCCTTTGAACGACACAGACAACAGTTGGGGACAGGCACCTGGGACGGAACTGCAACATGACAATGAAATGGACGATCCCAATGACAAAGTGTGTggtgtaaaagcagaaatgggAGAGTCCAGCTGTGAGCTTTCTGATGGAGAACTCTGTACTGGGCATTCTGGGAATGATATGGACCCTTTTTGGtatgacaaaccctacatgtgtggggagtgtggatacaggacagacagggagtcccacttatcccaacacatgagaacacacacaggagagaaaccattcaagtgtgaccagtgtgactattctgctgcagtcaAATCCACTTTGGTCAGTCATCTAAGAAcgcacaccggcgagaaaccctacatgtgtggagagtgtgggttcATGGCGGCTCAAAAGTCTtccttatccaaacatatgacgacccatacaggagataaaccctataagtgtgaccagtgtagcTTTTTTTCAACGCGAAAATATCATTTGAACCAACATaaagcaaaacacacaagagacactggatggcaacagaATGAACAAGACAATGTGCTGTACCAGAAAACATACAATGAAGACTTCTGCGGTGGCACTCAACCTATCGGACATTCTTTTAACGACACAGACAACAGTTTGGGACAGACACAAGGAGCGGAACTGCAACAGGACAATGAAATGGACGATCCCAATGACAAAGTGTGTAATGTAAAAGCAGAAATAGGAGAGTCCAGCTGTGAGCTTTCTGATGGAGAGCTACATACTGGACATTCTGGAAATGAACATatagcaaaacacacaagaagCACTGGATGGCAACAGAATGAACAAGACAACGTGCTGTGCCACGAAACGTACAACGAAGACTTCTTTGCGAGAACCCAACCAAATAGACATCCTTTAGACAAGACAGACAACAGTTGGGGACAGAACTCAGGAATGTCACTGCAACAGGATGAGGAAAAGGACAATCCCAATGTAAAAGTTTATAGTGTAAAAGAAGAAATAGGAGAGTCCAGCTGTGAGCTTTCTGTTGGAGAACTCTGTACTGGACATTCTGGAAAAGACATGGACCATCCTGGGTATCCCGGGAAGAAGATGGACTGTACAGAACACtttgggaaggagagtgacaacGTGGCACAGAAATCATATAATGTGAACTTTCCTCAACCTAACAGCATATCAACCTCCctggtacaggagagcagaggcaatATGGGAAGACATGTGGTTAAACATTCTAATGAAAAACCATTCGCTTGTAAAGAGTGTCCGTACAGCACATATggaaagtctgacttatcccgacacatgagaacccatacaggagagaaaccatacaagtgtgaccagtgcgactattctgctgcagtcaAATCTACTTTGGTCAAACATCTAAGAacgcacacaggtgaaaaaccctacatgtgcggagagtgtgggtacaggacggctcaAATGTCTtgcttatccaaacatatgaggactcatacaggggataaaccctacaagtgtgaccagtgtagcTATTCTGCAGTGCAAAAATCTCATTTGGACGAACATATAttagcaaaacacacaagagACACTGGAAGGCAACAGAATGAACAAGACAACGTGCTGTGCCATTCATACAGTGAAGACTTCTTCGACGGAATTCAACCAGCCGGACATCCTTTAAACGTGACAGACAACAATTGGGGACAGGCACGAGGAACGACACGACAACGGGGCGAAGAAAGGGACGTTCCCAATGACAAAGTGTGTGCTGTAAAAGTAGAAATGGGAGAGTCCAGTTGTGAGCCCTTTGTTGGAGAACTACATACTGGACATTCTGCGAAAGACATGGACCATCCTGTGTATCCCGGGGAGGAGATGGACTGTACtgaacaccctgggaaggagagtgacagcctGCAACAGAAAACGTAtaatgtgaactttccccaacctgacagcATATCAACCTCGCGGGTACAGAACACAGGTAATATGGGAAGGCATGTGGTTAAACACCTTGATGAGAAACCATTCGCTTGTAAAGAGTGTCCGTACAGCACGTATGGAAAGTCCCAATTAAcgcaacacatgagaacccacacaggggaaaaaccattcaagtgtgaccagtgtggctATTCTGCTGCAATCAAATCTACTTTGGTCAAACATTTAAGAacgcacactggtgagaaaccctacatgtgcggagagtgtggatacagggcggCTCAAATGTCTtccttatccaaacatatgacgACCCATATAGGAGataaaccttacaagtgtgaccagtgtagcTTTTCTTCAACgctaaaatgtcatttgaacaAACATATAGCAAAACAcacaggagacactggatggcaacagaATGAACAAGACAATGTGCTGTACCAGGAAACATACAATGAAGACTTCTGCGGTGGAACTCAACCGACTGGACATCCTTTGAACGACACAGACAACAGTTGGGGACAGGCACCAGGGACGAAACTGCAAGAGGACAATGAAATGGACATTCCCAATGACAAAGTGTGTGGTGAAAACGCAGAAAAGGGGGAATCCAGCTGTGAGGTTTCTGATGGAGAACTCTGTACTGGGCATTCTGGGAATGATATGGACCCTTTTTGGTATGAcagaccctacatgtgtggggagtgtggatacaggacaggcAGGGAGTCccacttatcccaacacatgagaacacacacaggagagaaaccattcaagtgtgaccagtgtgactattctgctgcagtcaAATCCACTTTGGTCAGTCATCTAAGAAcgcacactggcgagaaaccctacatgtgcggagagtgtgggttcagggcGGCTCAAAAGTCTtccttatccaaacatatgaggactcatacaggggataaaccctacaaatgtgaccagggTAGGTATTCTGCAATACAAAAATCTCATTTGGACCAACATATAGCAAAACACAgaggagacactggatggcaacagaATGAACAAGACAACGTGCTGTGCCAGGGAATATACAGTAAAGACATTTTCGTTGGAACTGAACCACCCGAGCATCCTTTAAACATGACAGACAACAGTTGGGGACAGGCACCAGGAACGACACGCCAACAGAAGGAGGAAAGGGACGTTCCCAATGACAAAGTGTGTGGTGTAAAAGTAGACATGGGAGAATCCAGTTGTGAGCTTTCTGTTGGAGACTTCTGTACTGGAGATTCTATGAGTAACATGGACCCTCCTGGGTATTCCGGGGAGGCGATTGACTGTACTGAACACTTTGGAACGGAGAGTGACAACGTGGCACAGCAATCATATAATGTGAACTTTCCTCAAGCTGACAGCatatcaacctcacaggtacaggagagcagaggcaatATGGGAACGCATGTGGTTACACACACTAATGAAAAACCATTCGCTTGTAAAGTGTGTCCGTACAGCACATATggaaagtctgacttatcccgacacatgagaacccatacaggacagaaaccatacaagtgtgaccagtgtgactattctgctgcagtcaAATCCACTTTGGTCTGGCATCTAAGAACGCACACAGGTGTGAaatcctacaagtgtgaccagtgtaggTATTCTGCAGTGCAAAAATCTCATTTGGACGAACATATATTAGCAAATCACACAAGAGACACTGGAATGACACAGAATGAACAAGACAACGTGCTGTGTCATGGAACATACAGTGAAGACTTCTTCGACGGAATTCAACCAGCCGGACATCCTTTAAACGTGACAGACAACAATTGGGGACAGGCACGAGGAACGACACGCCAACGGGGCGAGGAAAGGGACGTTCCCAATGACAAAGTGTGTGCTGTAAAAGTAGAAATGGGAGAGTCCAGTTGTGAGCCCTTTGTTGGAGAACTACATACTGGACATTCTGCGAAAGACATGGACCATCCTGTGTATCCCGGGGAGGAGATGGACTGTACtgaacaccctgggaaggagagtgacagcctGCAACAGAAAACGTAtaatgtgaactttccccaacctgacagcATATCAACCTCGCGGGTACAGAACACAGGTAATATGGGAAGGCATGTGGTTAAACACCTTGATGAGAAACCATTCGCTTGTAAAGAGTGTCCGTACAGCACGTATGGAAAGTCCCAATTAAcgcaacacatgagaacccacacaggggaaaaaccattcaagtgtgaccagtgtggctattctgctgcagtcaAATCTACTTTGGTCAAACATCTAAGAAcgcacacaggtgagaaaccctacatgtgcggagagtgtggatacagggcggCTCAAATGTCTtccttatccaaacatatgacgacccatacaggagataaaccctacaagtgtgaccagtgtagcTTTTCTTCAACGCTAAAATGTCATTTGAGCCAACATATAGCAAATCACACTagagacactggatggcaacagaATGAACAAGACAACGTGCTGTGCCAGGAAGCGTACAGTGAAGACTTCTTCAGGGGAACTCAACCGACCGGACATCCCTTGAACGACACAGACAACAGTTGGGGACAAACACAAGGAACGGCACGGCAACAGGACGAGGAAATGGACATTCCCAATGACAAAGTCTTTGGTGTAAAAACAGAAATGAGAGAGTCCAGCTGTGAGCTTTCTATTGGACAACTACATACTGGACATTCTGGGAAGGACTTGGACCATCCTGGGTATCCTGGGAAGGAGCCAGACTGTACTGTACACCTTGGGAATGAGAGTGACAACCTACAGCAGAAAACGTGTGaagtgaactttccccaacctgacaacatagcaacctcacaggtacaggagagcagaggcaatATGGGATGGCATGTGGTTTTATTTAAACATTCTAATGAGAAACCATTCGCTTGTAAAGAGTGTCCGTACAGCACATATcttaagtctgacttatcccgacatatgagaacacatacaggagagaaaccgtacaagtgtgaccagtgtgccTATTCTGCTGCAGTCAAATCCTCTTTGGTCAAACATCTAAGAACGCACActggagagaagccctacatgtgcggagagtgtggatacaggacggctcaAATGTCTtgcttatccaaacatatgaggactcatacaggggataaaccctacaggtgtgaccagtgtaGCTATTCTGCAACACGAAAATCTTATTTGGACAAACATAAAGTAAAACACACTGGTCAATAAACTTACCTTTGAGGgtagtgtgggtacagagcaacACAGAAGTCTGCTTTTAATTTGTCGGTACATACGAGAACCCATAACGTTGATAAACCATAGAGATGAGACCAATGTATCTATTTTGCAgcataaaatgttttaaaaggcATCAGTCAGTGAACATAGTGATATGCCAAGCCTTTTTTCGGTCTTACATGGCTTGATCTTACCAAGAATTAGGTGTGATGCGCTTCAGATGGTTTGGCGGTTAAATGATACAAATCAATGGGGAATTCAATTAaacaagatgtgaaaaaaatatgtaGCAATGTTTGGTTTATGTACTATTCAAGCTATTCAAACAATCGTCGGTAGATGTCGTTGTTGTCTTCATCACGGTCACCCACGACAAACGTGTTCTCGCATTGAAGGAAATAGATAACTAAGTATGTAATAGAAGTAATGATCATTCAGTAGCGCCCCCTATCGATGCACTGAAATAGTGCTTTTTATCAATCAACAATTTAATCTCTTATAGTTAACCATCTGTTTAGAGAAAACACCATGGGGCGCCCGGGCATACCGCACTACATGTACGTTAATTGTATTACGACTGTTTAAATACATTATTTTTTACTTCAACAGGGCtttaatttaaaaaatggaAGATTTTACAAACTGAATATCACAGACCTAATGAATACATGATTGCACTTGCAttaaatgatatacatgtatcacatacaacatacatacaacatacacacatacatacatacatacatacatacatacatacatacatacttacatacaaacataaacacaaccACACATCTGCGTATATTTAAAGACATGTTCATCACATATAAAAATGTGTCACCTCAATGTTGCATGACGTTTCGATAAACCTACATCACTTTGCCCTGTATGAGCGCCTAAACCCAATCTTTTTCCAAGGTTATAAGACCTTTTACAAAAGTTCAAAGTACTTAAGATGTGTACTACCTCCATTAGCTGCGTAACATGATATCGTATCCAAAATGTCCCCGGGTGCGTCATTTATctcctaaggccacagcaagtatattttatgaatgacatccacgcgctcagtaattttctcctgatttcagaataataatattataataataatcaccaggtgtatatTGACAGCCAGTAGTTACctaaattatgagtaatgaggctgtttaacgtggtcgaggcacctcctcaagcACAGGACCCACGTTTTACGTCTCTTACGGCAGACAATTTCGTGGGacgcttcgtgaggctacagaaATCCGGTCGTccttcagtttatttattttaccaggaatacaTCTCAAGTCAGCGTAgtccttggttgggggtctTCCATCCAGGACTGTCCGGACCGCCCGTTGCTTAACTTTGAATTCCGAGATCgtgggatcgggtgtaccaacgcgccacgcggccgtagccagaaaaaaggattttttgcCAAATTGATAGGTggtgccagtctaccacacagGTGTCATGTTAACTACACTTGTGCACTTTTTAAATTAGTGGCTTGTTAGCTGtggtgccatattttgtcactgcaaCTCTTGTTATCTGTTTattgtttcttcttcaaaaATTCGACAGCTAGATCTTTTACGTATCTTTTTTTTGCGCTACCTCATGATTTTTTGcagtctacagaggatgtcatccataagatttacttgccgtggcctagTGCTAAATACGCCGCCTACGTTCGGTGATGTCTGCCGATAACACAGCACGTCGCATGTTGACATTTCACCGCTCCACATGATAAGCGCTAAATCGTTTAACTCCACTGATGGTTCTTGGAAACTGCAATCATGTTCAAGGTTACATGATGTCACATACTGTAGATGCCCCCTATCGTGTTATATGTGTAATGCATAATTTAGATCTTATATTTTCACACTCCAGTTCATCAATCTGTTCTGTACATGTCTAGAGTCTCAAAAGTGTTATAACGGTGGGAAATTCACTTTACATTTCTATCTTATCTCCCATATGGATTCCAGGACTACTCTTTTTTTCTGCTTCTATGGTGAACGCGCTTTTCATATTCCCATGCTTGTATATGCCTAGTCACTAACAGTGGTATGGTCTGGAATGACCATTTCTATGTTTTCAATCACTTCTGGTAGGATAATCATTTTGACTTCAGATTAATCAAGCAGTCTTATCATTCACCATTGTAACTTGTTCT
Above is a genomic segment from Branchiostoma floridae strain S238N-H82 chromosome 16, Bfl_VNyyK, whole genome shotgun sequence containing:
- the LOC118403651 gene encoding zinc finger protein Xfin-like — encoded protein: MCGECGYRTDRESHLSQHTRTHTGEKPFKCDQCDYSARLKSTLVKHIRTHTGEKPYMCGECGYRAAQMSSLSKHMTTHTGDKPYKCDQCSFSSTLKCHLNKHIAKHTRDTGWQQNEQDNVQYQETYNEDFCGGTQPMGHPLNDTDNSWGQAPGTELQHDNEMDDPNDKVCGVKAEMGESSCELSDGELCTGHSGNDMDPFWYDKPYMCGECGYRTDRESHLSQHMRTHTGEKPFKCDQCDYSAAVKSTLVSHLRTHTGEKPYMCGECGFMAAQKSSLSKHMTTHTGDKPYKCDQCSFFSTRKYHLNQHKAKHTRDTGWQQNEQDNVLYQKTYNEDFCGGTQPIGHSFNDTDNSLGQTQGAELQQDNEMDDPNDKVCNVKAEIGESSCELSDGELHTGHSGNEHIAKHTRSTGWQQNEQDNVLCHETYNEDFFARTQPNRHPLDKTDNSWGQNSGMSLQQDEEKDNPNVKVYSVKEEIGESSCELSVGELCTGHSGKDMDHPGYPGKKMDCTEHFGKESDNVAQKSYNVNFPQPNSISTSLVQESRGNMGRHVVKHSNEKPFACKECPYSTYGKSDLSRHMRTHTGEKPYKCDQCDYSAAVKSTLVKHLRTHTGEKPYMCGECGYRTAQMSCLSKHMRTHTGDKPYKCDQCSYSAVQKSHLDEHILAKHTRDTGRQQNEQDNVLCHSYSEDFFDGIQPAGHPLNVTDNNWGQARGTTRQRGEERDVPNDKVCAVKVEMGESSCEPFVGELHTGHSAKDMDHPVYPGEEMDCTEHPGKESDSLQQKTYNVNFPQPDSISTSRVQNTGNMGRHVVKHLDEKPFACKECPYSTYGKSQLTQHMRTHTGEKPFKCDQCGYSAAIKSTLVKHLRTHTGEKPYMCGECGYRAAQMSSLSKHMTTHIGDKPYKCDQCSFSSTLKCHLNKHIAKHTGDTGWQQNEQDNVLYQETYNEDFCGGTQPTGHPLNDTDNSWGQAPGTKLQEDNEMDIPNDKVCGENAEKGESSCEVSDGELCTGHSGNDMDPFWYDRPYMCGECGYRTGRESHLSQHMRTHTGEKPFKCDQCDYSAAVKSTLVSHLRTHTGEKPYMCGECGFRAAQKSSLSKHMRTHTGDKPYKCDQGRYSAIQKSHLDQHIAKHRGDTGWQQNEQDNVLCQGIYSKDIFVGTEPPEHPLNMTDNSWGQAPGTTRQQKEERDVPNDKVCGVKVDMGESSCELSVGDFCTGDSMSNMDPPGYSGEAIDCTEHFGTESDNVAQQSYNVNFPQADSISTSQVQESRGNMGTHVVTHTNEKPFACKVCPYSTYGKSDLSRHMRTHTGQKPYKCDQCDYSAAVKSTLVWHLRTHTGVKSYKCDQCRYSAVQKSHLDEHILANHTRDTGMTQNEQDNVLCHGTYSEDFFDGIQPAGHPLNVTDNNWGQARGTTRQRGEERDVPNDKVCAVKVEMGESSCEPFVGELHTGHSAKDMDHPVYPGEEMDCTEHPGKESDSLQQKTYNVNFPQPDSISTSRVQNTGNMGRHVVKHLDEKPFACKECPYSTYGKSQLTQHMRTHTGEKPFKCDQCGYSAAVKSTLVKHLRTHTGEKPYMCGECGYRAAQMSSLSKHMTTHTGDKPYKCDQCSFSSTLKCHLSQHIANHTRDTGWQQNEQDNVLCQEAYSEDFFRGTQPTGHPLNDTDNSWGQTQGTARQQDEEMDIPNDKVFGVKTEMRESSCELSIGQLHTGHSGKDLDHPGYPGKEPDCTVHLGNESDNLQQKTCEVNFPQPDNIATSQVQESRGNMGWHVVLFKHSNEKPFACKECPYSTYLKSDLSRHMRTHTGEKPYKCDQCAYSAAVKSSLVKHLRTHTGEKPYMCGECGYRTAQMSCLSKHMRTHTGDKPYRCDQCSYSATRKSYLDKHKVKHTGQ